Proteins encoded by one window of Salvia splendens isolate huo1 chromosome 7, SspV2, whole genome shotgun sequence:
- the LOC121811446 gene encoding U-box domain-containing protein 7-like, whose translation MITCEEAKIEDRDWMAALKKSVKMLHFGGWEEKEAAAREMKRLAAEDVNRRRTMAEFGVIPPLVAMVGSEVAAAHQRLAVQVLIELANASFTNKALMVEEGILSKLPKNLSLLEETDKREFAELLLSISGLANTQFPLNSSRIIPTVVCILESNPSLKTKHLCLSTLHNLSSVLDNAPALISTGIVTSLTKLASVKETSEKSLATLGNLVVTSDGRKALEQNPTVPEGLIEIMTWEEKPKCQELSAYILMVLAHQSSLQRQKMAKAGIVQVLLEVALLGSPLAQKRALKLLQWFKDERQTRMGPHSGPLQVGRVSMGSPLSEEDAEQGKRMMTKIVKQSLHKNMETITRRANGAAGDASKLKALVVSTSSKSLPY comes from the exons ATGATTACGTGTGAAGAAGCCAAGATTGAAGATCGTGATTGGATGGCGGCGTTGAAGAAGTCGGTGAAGATGCTTCATTTTGGGGGGTGGGAAgagaaggaggcggcggcgagggAGATGAAGAGGCTCGCGGCGGAAGATGTGAATCGGCGGAGGACCATGGCGGAGTTTGGCGTTATTCCGCCGCTGGTTGCTATGGTTGGATCGGAGGTGGCGGCGGCGCATCAAAGATTGGCTGTGCAAGTGCTTATTGAACTCGCCAATGCATCTTTCAC GAACAAGGCTTTAATGGTGGAGGAAGGAATTTTATCAAAATTGCCCAAGAATTTGAGTTTGTTAGAGGAAACAGATAAGAGAGAATTTGCAGAGCTCCTCCTATCTATATCAGGCCTAGCCAACACTCAATTTCCTCTAAACTCATCAAGAATCATTCCAACTGTAGTCTGCATTCTTGAATCCAATCCAAGCCTCAAAACCAAACACCTCTGCTTGAGCACATTGCACAACCTCTCTTCAGTTCTAGACAACGCGCCAGCCCTGATCTCAACGGGGATCGTGACCAGCCTAACGAAGCTAGCCTCGGTGAAGGAGACCTCGGAGAAGAGCCTAGCAACCTTAGGCAACTTGGTAGTGACCTCAGACGGGAGGAAGGCGCTCGAGCAGAACCCCACAGTGCCTGAGGGCCTAATCGAGATCATGACATGGGAGGAGAAGCCCAAGTGCCAGGAGCTCTCTGCCTACATTTTGATGGTCTTGGCTCACCAGAGCTCCCTGCAGAGGCAGAAGATGGCCAAGGCCGGGATAGTGCAGGTGCTTCTAGAAGTCGCGCTGCTGGGGAGCCCGTTGGCGCAGAAGAGAGCGCTGAAGCTGCTGCAGTGGTTCAAGGATGAGCGGCAGACGAGGATGGGGCCTCATTCGGGGCCCCTGCAGGTGGGGAGGGTGTCGATGGGATCGCCTCTGAGTGAGGAGGATGCCGAGCAAGGGAAGAGGATGATGACCAAGATTGTGAAACAGAGTTTGCATAAGAACATGGAGACCATCACGCGTCGTGCCAATGGGGCGGCCGGAGATGCTTCCAAGCTCAAGGCTTTGGTGGTTAGCACTAGTTCTAAGAGCTTACCATACTAG